Genomic DNA from Candidatus Eisenbacteria bacterium:
CTCTCGTCGCCGACGATGATGTCCCCAGGATGGACGACAACGCCACCGCACTGGATGGGGTGGTTGATCTCGCCGGGGCCCCGATGGAGGGGACCGATCGGCGTCGCCCCCCGGGCATAGACCGGGTACCCCAGGGTCAGGACGCCTGCGAGATCGCGGATGTACCCGTCGACGACGAATCCGGCGAGGCCGCGGTGCCTCGCCTTGGTGCAAACCAGGTCGCCCAGGACCGCGTTCATAGAGGAGCCGCCCGCGTCCACGACGACGACGTCGTTCGGGGCCGCAATGTCGAGCGATTTGTGAACCATGAGGTTGTCGCCGGGGAAGACCTTGACCGTACAGGCCGGGCCCAGAATACGCTGGCGCTCCGGGGTGAGGCATCGGATCGCCGGCGACATCGTATAGAGGCGGTTGAGTCCGTCGGATATGACCGCCGTCTGGAACTCGCCGATGGCCGCGACCAATTCGGCGGTCGGTCGGGCGATGGTTTTCCGGATTCGAAAGCCTGGCCCCGGGTGCATTTCGGCAGTCATCGGCTTGCTGGCCATGGGAAGCCTCCGTGGGGGAGGCCCCTGGGATTCGGCTCCCACCTGCGGGCCCTGATCCGCTGAACGCGTGCCGGACCGCGTGGAAGGCTGCGGAGCCGGCGACGCGCGATTTTTGAGGTACCCCCACTACTATTATGCGCCGATTTCGGCTCCGGCTCAACCCGAACCGCGTCTCAGATCCCCAGCCCTCGCGCCGCGAGGGTGGCGGCCTGCGAGCGAAATGCCTTCAGATCCTTGTGGCCGCCCGCGTGGATCGAGTTCGTGAGGAGCACGAAGTAGGCGTCGTTCGTGGGATCGATCCACATCGAGACCCCTGTGAAGCCAGAGTGTCCGAAGGAATCGCTCGAGAAGAGCGAACCCCGCGGCGCCGAGTAGGGGCTCTCGATGTCGAACCCGAACCCGCGGCGCACGCCGAGGGCCGGCCCGCATTGATTGGTGGTCATGAGGCGCACGGTTTCGGAGGCCAGAATTCGGCGGCCGCCGTGCGTCCCGCCGCGGAGGAGCATCTCGCAGAAGCGCGCTACCTCCTCCCCGGTCCCGAACACTCCCGCGTTCCCCGCGACCCCGCCCAAGGCCCGCGATCTCGCCCGCGGATCGTGCACCCGCCCGCGAAGCCACACACCGCGCTCACGCGTCGTGGGCGCCACGCGAAGGCGGTCCTTGGCGCGCGTGCCGAAGCGTGTGTCGCGGAAACGGAGGGGGGTGAAGATTCTCTCCTGCGCCGCCCGGTCGAGCCCTTTCCCGGTCGCCCGCTCGACCACGCCTTGCAAAAGCATGTACCCCACGTCGCTATAGGTGAAACGCTCTCCCGGCCGCGCTTCGAGCGGCTCGCGCGCGATCGCGGCATAGAGCCGGGGCTTTCCTCCTCGGTAGTCTTCGAGCGGATTCATCGCGGGAAAGCCCGCGGTGTGCGTGAGAAGCATCGAGAGCCGGGCCGACCCCGCCTCCGTGCCGCGCGCTTCCTCGAGGTGCCTCTCGAGCGGGTCCTCGAGATGGAGGTCATGCGCCGATGCGCGTTCCACCGCGAGCGCCGCCGTGACCAGCGGTTTGGTCAAGGAAGCGAGATCGAAAATCGTATCTTCGGTCATCGGCTCGATGCGCGGTTGGAGCGCACGCCGTCCGAGCGCCGCTCGGTGGACGGCGCCGCCGCTCCGCCCGGCGACGAAGACGGCGCCGGGCACCAGGCCCGCGTCGATCTGCGACCCGAGAAAGGAATGAAGCGGCGCGAAAAGGGAAGCGGCCTCCGACGCGGCGGCCGCGCGTGTGCGTCCCATGGCCCGGCAGGATAGCGGATTTCACTCGCCAGAGGGCCGGCCTCTCTCTACCCTCTCCCGGGCATGATTCCGCTTCGCGATCGAAATCCTTCCGGGGCCTTCCCGGTGGTCACGCTGACGCTGATCCTCGTCAACACCTTCGTTTTTCTCTATGAAGTGCAGCTCGGGCCCGCCCTCGGAAATTTTCTCAACCGCTACGCGCTGGTGCCTGCCGAGGTGACCGGGAGCCTGCAGTACGGCGCCGTGAGCCTCTCCGACACGGTGGCTCCATTCTTCACCTCCATGTTCCTCCATGGCGGGTGGCTTCACCTGATCATGAACATGTGGTTCCTCTGGATCTTCGGCGACAACGTCGAAGACGCGCTCGGGGCGTTCCGCTATATCCTCTTCTATCTGATATGCGGGCTCGGTGCCGCCTTCACGCACTTTCTGCTGCAGCCCGCCTCTCCCATGCCCGTCCTCGGCGCGAGCGGCGCGATCGCGGGCGTTCTGGGCGCGTACGCGGTGCTCTTTCCCGGGGCACGGGTGATCACGCTGATCCCGGTATTCTTTTTCTTACAGGTGGTCGAGCTTCCCGCGCTGGTGGTCTTGGGATTGTGGTTCGTGCTCCAGATCATGAGCGGATTTTTCGAGGTCATGGCGCCGATGCGGGGAGGCACGGCGTGGTGGGCTCACATCGGCGGTTTTGTCACGGGCCTCTTCCTCATACTCCTGTTCAGACCCAGGAAGGTATCCATCTAGCTTCATACCTTTCGGGGCTTGCGCCTTGACTCCCGGGGGGGCTCTGCCACAATAAACGCGATGCATCTCCCCAATCCCATTTCCAAATAGTAAGGAGCGTGGGTGGGTAACTCGTCTCGCCTCATCGTGATGTCGCTCGTGGTCATCGCCGCCGTGGGGTACTTGATCCTCACCGGCGTGAAGCAGACCGGAATGCGGTACATGACCGTGACGGAGCTTGCGAGGCTCGACCGCGCTCCCCAGGCGGAGGGCTTCCGGCTGGACGGGACGGTGGCCCCGGGAAGCGTCGTCTACGACCAGCGAGCACCCAAGCTTCGGTTTCAGATGACCGACGGCAAGGAAAACATCTCCGTGGTTTACCCGGGTCTCATGCCGGATGCCTTCGCCGACGGACGCGAGGTCGTCGTCGAGGGAGCCTACCGGCACTCCGAGCGCGCGCTCTACGCCTCGAAGCTCGTCACGAAATGTCCTTCCAAGTACGAGGCCGGGGGACTCGGGAAGGACAAATCGTGAAGCGGGGGGGCCGCCCGTGAGCGAGCTCGGACGCCTGGCGCTTCTCCTCGGCTTCATCTGCTCCGTCTTCGCGGTCGGAAGCATCGCCTGGGGACTCCGCACGGGGTACTCGGGTCCGCTCCGCAGCGGCAGGCGCGCGGTGTGGACCGTGTGCGGGCTCGCGCTCCTCGCGGTCATTCTCCTCGAGCGGGCCCTTCTCGCGCGCGACATGAGCTACCGCTACGTCGCGGAGCACACGAGCAAGGATCTCCCGCTCCACTACGCGTTCACATCGCTCTGGGCGGGGCAGGAGGGCTCCCTGCTCCTCTGGCTCTTGATCCTGAGCGCCTACGGCTCGGCATTTCTTTTCGCCTACCGGAAACGCCTCGATCCGTTCTACGACGCGGTGGCCATGGTCATCGCCGCCGTGATGATCTTCTTCACCGGGCTCCTGACCTTCGTTTCCTCGCCCTTCCGGATCCTCGCCACGCCTCCCCCCGACGGAATGGGCCTGAACCCGCTGCTTCAAGACCCGGGGATGATGATTCACCCGCCGGTCCTCTATACCGGGTACGTCGGCTTCGTCGTGCCTTTCGCCTTCGCGATGGCGGTTCTGCTTCTGAACCGCTCGGGCACGCGCTGGATCGAGGAAGTGCGCCGGTGGACGCTTTTCTGTTGGGGATTTCTGGGCGTGGGAATTCTCCTCGGCGCCCGCTGGGCCTACATCGAGCTGGGGTGGGGCGGCTATTGGGGCTGGGATCCGGTCGAGAACGCCTCGCTCATGCCGTGGCTCGTGGGGACCGGGTTCCTTCATTCGGTCATGATCGAGCAGCGCCGTGGGATGCTCAAGACGTGGAACATCGCGCTCATCGCGCTGACCTTCGAGCTCTCCATTTTCGGGACCTTTCTCACCCGCTCGGGGGTGCTCACTTCCGTGCACTCCTTCGCGGAATCGGACATAGGCCCGTGGTTCCTCTCGTTCATCCTGATCAGCGGAACCGCGGCCACCGCGCTCATTCTCTACCGTAAGGCCCTTCTCGAGAGTGAAAATCGGATGGAAGCGATGATCTCGCGCGAGGGCTCCTTCCTCTTCAACAACGTGCTCTTCGTCGCGTTGACCTTCGCGACGTTTCTCGGAACCACGTTTCCCGTGGTGAGCGAGGCGGTCACCGGAACGAAGATCTCGGTCTCGGCTCCCTTCTTCAATCGCGTGAACGTCCCGATCGCGCTTGCGCTCCTGCTTCTGACGGGCGCCGGCCCGGTGCTTTCCTGGAAGCGGGCGACCGCCTCCGTGCTGAAGCGCAATTTCATCCTTCCCATGTTCATGGGCACCGTCGCGGCGGTGGTCGCGCTCCCGTTCGGGGCCGACGGGGTCTACACCCTGGTCTGCATCTTCGGGGCGGCGTTCGTGGTCACGACGATCGTGATGGAGTTCGCGCGCGGCATCCAGGCTCGGAGGAGCGGGGAGACGGCGGCCCTTCCCGCCCAGGTCGTGCACCTCGTGAAGAAGAACAAGCGGCGGTACGGCGGATACATCGTCCACACGGGAATCGTGGTCCTCTTCGTGGGCGTACTCGGCTCCTCGGTGTTTCAGAAGGAGGCCCACGCGCCGTTGAAGACGGGGGATGCGCTCCGCATCGGCCCTTACACGCTCACGCTTCGCGGCGTCACCGAGCGCCAGAAGCAAAACGCGACCCTCACGACCGCGATCCTCGGCGTGGAGCGCGGGAGCAAGTTCGTCGGAACGGAGCACGCGTCCAAGGCGCTTTACTCCAAATCGCAGCAGCCGATGACCGAAGTCGCGCTGCATTCGACGCCGGCCGAGGACCTCTACATGATCCTCGGAGGCGTGAACGAGGACGGCTCCGCGTCGATCCAGGCCTACATCAATCCGCTCGTGAGCCTCGTGTGGGGAGGCGGGCTCATCATGGTGCTGGGAACGCTGATCGCGCTGAGCGACCGCATGAGGATCCGCCGGGAAGAGAGGGCCGGCCTTTGACGCGCATCCCTCCCGGGACCGCGCTCGCGATCCTGCTCCTCGTCGGGGCCGCGCCGCCCTCCGATGCCAAGCCACGCGATGCCGCCCACGCGATCACGAGCCAGCTCATCTGCCCGTGCAGCTGCGGAGAAGTCTTGAGCGGGTGCACCTGCGAGACCGGCAAGACGATGCAGGGCTACGTGGAGAACGCGATCAAGCAGGGGAAGGGCAAGGACCAGATCGTGGGCGCGCTGGTGGCCCGGTACGGAGAGGTGATCCGCGGCGCCCCCAAGCCGGAAGGATTCAACCTCGTCGTCTGGATCGCCCCCTTCGCCGCGACGTTGGCCGGCTTCGCGATCGCCTTCCTGGTTCTACGCCGCTGGGTGAAGCGCCGCGCGGCGCTCCCTTCGTCGCTGGGCACGCTCGCCGCGGATCGCGGCGGGCTCTCCCCCGGCCGCACGCTCGAGGCGGATCTCGACGGGCTTCGCGCGCGCGCCGAGGCGGAGCTCCGCCGGATGAGGGAATGATCGGAACCTGGGTCGTCCTGGGCGCCCAGATCCTCCTGGTCGGGATCGTCGCCTGGTTCGTGATTTCGCCGATCGTGCGGAGGCGCGGGGAGCGCGCGTGGTCCGAATCCCGGGAGGAAGCCCTGCGCCGTTCGATCGCCGAGCGCAAGGGGCGCCTGTACACCAGTATCGTGGAGCTCGATTTCGACCGCGATTCGGGAAAGATCTCGTCCGAAGATCACGGGCGCATGCGGAACGAGGCGATGGACGAGGTCCTGGTGCTCCTCCAAGAAGAGGAAGCGCTCGAGAAAGGGCCGAGGCCGAGGCCCGCCGTCATCGAAGGGGGGGACTCCGTGGAGCGGGCGATCGAGGAGTACAAGCGCTCCCGCCGCAGAGACCCCGGGGCCCGACAGACGTAATGCGTCCGTTCTCGATTCCCACCGCCGTCCTCACAGCGCTCACGATCACCCTCGCGCTCTCCTCGGCGTCGGCCGCGTCCGCCCTGACCATCCGGGGAACGGTGGTCAAAGGCGAAGAACGGCGGCCGGTGACGGGGCAGACCGTCCAGCTCCACGTGCTGCGTGGGAATGAGGAAGAGAAGGGGTCGACGGCCGTGACCGGCCCCGCCGGCGAATACCAGTTCTCGGGTCTCAGGGCGGACCCGGCGCTCTCCTATTACGTTTCTACCGAGTACGAGAACGCGTTCTACACGGAAGGCCCTCTTCCCCAAGACCAGGGTCCGACGGTCACCCAGGGCTTCGTCGTCTACGACGTGGGCCGCGACATCTCGGCCGTCCAGGTGAAGAACCACCACATCATCATCGAGCACCAGCCGGACGCCCTCCATGTCACCGAGATCTTGATCTTCGAGAACAAGGGGCGGACCGCCTTCCTCGGCACGGGGCCCGATCATGCCGAAAACGCCGGCGCCCGGATCGGACTCCCCGCTTCGGTCAAAGGGTTCGAGCAGGGGATGGGCGGGGATCCCCAGACGACCCACGTGCGGGGGCGGGAGCTCTCGAGCGAGAGACCGATTCCGCCGGGCGTGCGTCCGTTCAGCTTCTCCTACCGGATCCCGCTCTCGGGCCGCGTTGATCTGAGCCACCGGCTCTATTTCCCGACCGCTTCCTTCGTCGTGCTCCTCGACGATCCAAAGCTCAAGCTCGAGTCCAAGGCGCTCGAGCACGGGGGCACGCGCGATCAGGGTGGAAAACAATACGTGGTCTACAGCGGCGCCTCGTTCGGCGTGGGCCAGGAGGTCCGGATCCGGATCGGCGGCGCCGGGTTCTGGTCGAATCCCAAGGTCTATCCGTGGCTCATCGCGCCGTTCGCGATCCTGGGCGCGCTCTGGGTCGCGGCCCGGAGCGGGAAGCGCGCGCGGGAGGCGGCCCGGGCCGGGGAGCCGCGCCAAGCAGCCGCGCCGATTGAGCGCAGGGCCGTGCCGACGGCATCGGCGCCGGCGCGTCCCGCGCTCCCGATGACCCAGCCCCCGGGCGGCGCCTCGACCGACGCCGATTTCCGCAAGGCGTACCTCTTCCTGGTCGCCGCGCTCGATGAGGGTCTCGAGCGGGGCGAGTTCTCCCGCGAGACCCACGCGTTGATACGCCAAAACCTCAAGCGGCGCCTCCAGGCCCTGCTCGCGGAGGAATCGGCGAGCGGGGTTCGCTGACGCGCCCGCCGTGACGCTCGGCGCGCGCGACATCGAGAAGCGGTTCACGCACCGGCCGGTGCTTCGCCGGGCTTCGCTCGAGCTCCACCCCGGCGAAATCGTGCTGCTCCGCGGAGTGAACGGCTCGGGCAAGACCACGTTCGCCCGGATCCTCGCCACCACCCTGGCGCCCGATGCCGGCGACGTAACCCTGGACGGCGAGCCCGTCCGGCGGAGGCTCCGCGCCGCGCGCCGCGCGATCGGATTCCTGAGCCACCGTCCCCTTCTTTACGCCGGCTTGACCCCGCTCGAAAACCTCGAGTTCTTCGGCAGGCTTGCCGGCGTGACCGACGCGCGCCTCCGAGCGGAGCGGCTCCTGGAGCGGTTCGGGCTTGCGTCCTTTGCGCGAACCCCCATGGAGCGTTTCTCGCGCGGAATGCTCCAGCGGGTCGCGCTCATCCGGGCGCTGCTTCCCGCGCCCGAGGTTCTCATCCTGGACGAGCCCTACGCAGGTCTCGACGACGAAGGCTCGTCGACCCTGAACGCGCTCCTCGGGGAGGCACGGGGGCGGGGCACGGCGTCGCTCGTCATCTCGCACGACCGCGATCGCATCGCGCCCCTCGCCACGCGCGAGCGCGAGCTCAGGGACGGAAGGATCGAGGCCTCCCCGTGACGGCGCTCCGCGTTCTCGAGAAGGACTTGAAGCTCCACGCCCGCGACGCGCGTTTCCTCGCCACGCTCGCTCTCTTCAGCTTATCGCTCGTCTTGATCCTGAGCGTGGCGTTCGGCCCGTTCTTCCGCGACCCCGCGCGCGAGGCGAGCGCCACGCTCTGGGCGGCGCTCTTTTTCGCCGGCGTCCTGGGGCTCACCCGGACCCTCGACCTCGAGTCCGAGTCGGGCGGCGGGGAAGCGCTCAGGCTCACGGGCGCCGACCCCTTCGCGATCTACGCGGGAAAGACGATCGCGAACTTCCTGCTCCTGGCCGTTCTGTTCTTTCTCCTCTTGCCCTGCGCCGCGGTTTTCTTCGACGTGGGGAATCTGGAGGTCTTCCCAACGGTCGTCGGCGTTGCCGCGCTGACCCTCATCGGCTATGCTGCCTGGGGCACCTTGTTTGCCGCTCTCGCGCGGGGGCTCAGGGCGCGCGAGCTTCTGCTCTCGATCCTTCTCTTTCCCACCTTGATTCCGCTCTGGATCGGCGCCGTCAAGCTGACCCGTTCGCTCTGGGCGGACGGCACGATCGAACCGGTCCGGGATTGGGTGAAGATCATGGTCGTGATCGACGTGCTGGGGGTCGCGCTCGCCGCGTGGCTCTACGAGGTGATTCAGGAGGCGGAAGAGTGAATTCCACGATACCCGGTTGGTGGTCGAAGGGGCGTGTGATCCTCTGGGTCTTGGCGATCGCCTTGGTCGCGGGCTCTCTCTATGCGGCCTTTGCCCGGGCCCCGGTCGAGGCGCAGATGGGCGTCGTGCAGAAGATCGTCTACATCCACGTCCCGAGCGCGATCGTGACGCTTCTCGCGTTCGGGCTCACGTTCGCGGCGAGCATCGCGTTTCTCGCGACCAGGGTCTGGGTCTGGGACGCGGTCGCCGCCTCCTCCTGCGAGGTCGGGATGGTGTTCGCCACGATCGTGCTCGTGAGCGGGCCCTTGTGGGCGCGGTCGGCGTGGAACACCTGGTGGACGTGGGAGCCGAGGCTCACGACGTTTCTCATCCTCTGGCTCCTCTACGGCGGGTACCACGTGGTGCGCGCTTCGATCGCCGGCCGCGCGAAGCGCACGGTCTCGGCGGTGCTCGGGATCATCCTATTCGTCAATCTGCCGATCGTCTGGAAATCCGTCGAGTGGTGGCGCGGGTCGCTCCATCCGCGGGGGGTGACGATGACGGGCGAGATGCGCCAGGTCCTCACCCTGTCGATGCTTGCGTGGATCGTGTTCTTCGTCGCCGCGTTCCAGGAAAGGCTGCGCCTCGAGGCCCTGAGGGAAGCCGCCGAATCGGGCGTGGCGGCGGAGCTCCCGCGATGACGTACGCCGTGGCGGCGTATCTGGCGGCGGCGGTGATTTGGGCCGTATACTTGATGTTGCTTCGCGCCCGGGCAGGTCGGATCGCGCAGCGGGGAAGCGGAATGAAACGATGAGGGACCATTTTCAGGAATTCGAGATCTCCCCCGAGATCGTGAACGAGATGATCGAATCAGGGGAGGAGGTGGTCCTGGTCGATGTGCGCGAGGACTGGGAGTGGGAGAAGGCCCACATCGAGGGCGCGATTCACATTCCGCTCTCGGAATTGAGGGACCGGGTCCAGGAACTGGATCCCGAACAATGGACCGTCGTTTACTGCCACATCGGCGACCGAAGCGTCGACGGTTGCCTCGTCCTCTGGGATTTGGGCTTCCGGAAGGTTCGGAGCCTGTCGGGCGGAATCGATCTCTGGTCTGACGTCATCGATCCCGAGGTGCCCAAGTACTGATCCCTCCCGATTTGCCCCGCCACCCGCTCACAGATCCAAGTAGTTCGGGCCGCCCCCGCCCTCGGGCGGCACCCACGTGATGATCTCGTAGGGGTCGGCGATGTCGCAGGTCTTGCAGTGGACGCAGTTCGACGGGTTGAGCTTCAGCTTCACCCCTCCGCCCGGGCCGTCCGGGACCATCTCGTAGACATTGGCCGGGCAGAAGTGCTGGCAGGGATTGCCGTATTCCTCCTTGCAGCGCGTTGCGCAGAGGTCCGTGTCCGCGACGAGAAGGTGGCTCGGCTGGTCCTCGTCGTGCTTCGTCCCCGAGTGGAAAACGTCGTTCACCTTGGTGAACGTGCGCCCGTTGTCGTATCTCCTCTGCGTCTCTTCCAGCGACCGGGGCTTGACACCCGCGTCAGCGAGCTTCTTCATCCTGGCGTGGCCGGGTTTCCACGTCGGCCGGTTCCCAAAACCCAGCCCCCCCGTCACGAGCTGCAGACCGGCGTCCGCCATTCCCATCCACAGACCGCGCTCGAATCCCTGATGGAAATTGCGGACCTTGTAGAGCTCCGACCAGACCCAGGACTCGCGCACCCGGCGATCGTAGCCGGCCATCGCCTCCGCTCCGAAATCCTGCTTTAGAAGAGCGTCGAACGCAGTCTCCGCCGCAAGCATCCCCGACTTCATCGCCGTGTGGACTCCTTTGAGCCGCTCCGAGTTCAGGAGCGAGGCGTTGTCGCCGCAAAGGAGCCCGCCGGGCCAGGAGAGACGTGGCACCGAGTAGTAGCCCCCCTCGGGTATGGCTTTCGCGCCGTACGAATGGAGCGTCCCCCCCTCGAGCAGCTTCGCGACGAAGGGATGCAGCTTGAACGCCTGCATCAGGCCGTGCGGATCGGTCGTGGGGTCCCAGTAGTCGAGCCCCACGACGAATCCCACGGACCAGCGGTCCTGATCCATCCCGTAGATGAACCCGCCGCCGAAGGTCTTAGAGTCGAGCGGGTGGCCCATCGTGTGAATGACGCGCCCCTTCGGCACGCGGCCCTTGGGCATGCGCCAGACTTCCTTGATCCCGGTCGCGTAGATCTGGGGCGCGCGGCCTTCCTGGAGCTTGAGCTGCGGGGTGAGCCGCTTGGTCAGGGAGCCTCTCACGCCCTCGCAGAGGACGGTGACCTTCGCGCGGATGTCTGCGCCCGGCTCGAAATTGGGCTTCCGGTTACCGTGGCGGTCGATCCCCTTGTCGCCGGTGCGCACCCCGACCATCCGCTCCCCTTCGAAGAGCCCCTCGACGGCGGCCATCCCCGGGAGCACGTAGGCCCCCGTGTCTTCGACGAGCCCTCCCATCCACTTCTCGAAATTGCCCAGCGAGATGACGTAGTTCCCGTGGTTTCGAAGCGGCGGAGGGAGAAGGGGGAACCGGAGTTGCCCGGATCTCGTGAAGAAGAAGAGATCGTCGCTCGTGACCTCGCTCTCGATCGGGGCGCCCTTCTCCTTGAAATCGGGGATCAGCTCGCGCATCGCCCGCGGGTCCAGGATGCAGCCCGAGATCCCGTGCGCGCCGATCGCGGAGGCCTTCTCGAGCACCGCGATCGAGATCTCGCCGAGCGCCTTGGCCTGGTCCTGCGCCGTGGCCTGTTTGTGCTGCTCGAGGAGCTGGGTCAGGCGCAGCGCGCCCGCGAGCCCCGCCGGGCCGCCGCCCACGAAGAGGACGTCGACTTCGAGGACGTCCCGCTGATCGCTCACTTGCGGCGCGCCCCGTCCCGGCCCGCCGCGGCCACGGCGGGAGCCGGCGTGCTCGAGGAGTGTTTCAGCTCTTCCAGATACCGCTCGGCGTCGAGGGCGGCCATGCAGCCGGTCCCCGCGGCGGTGACCGCCTGGCGATAGACCGAATCCTGCACATCCCCGGCCGCGAACACGCCCGGCACGCTCGTCCGCGTTCCGCCGAACGTGCGGATGTATCCGTTCGGCTCGAGCTCGAGCTGTCCTTGGAAGAGCGCGGTGTTCGGCTGGTGTCCGATCCCAATGAAGAGCCCTTCCGCCGGGACGACCGTGGTGTATCCCGTTTTCAGGTTCTGGATCTTCACTCCCGTGACCTTGCCGAGGCCGGAATCCAACACCTCCTGGACAATCGAATCCCACAGGAAGGATATTTTCGGGTTCGCCATGGCTCGGTCCTGCATGATCTTCGAGGCGCGCAGCTCGTCGCGGCGGTGAATCACGGTCACGTGGCTCGCGAACTTGGTGAGAAAGTTCGCCTCTTCCATCGCGGTGTCGCCGCCGCCCACGACCAGGACGCGCTGGTTCTTGAAGAAGTACCCGTCGCACGTGGCGCACGCCGAGACGCCGTGCCCCATGAGCTTCGCCTCGCTCGAGATTCCGAGGAGCTTGGCGACGGCGCCGGTCGCGATGATCAGGGTGCGCGACGTGTACTTTTTTCCGTGCGCGACAACCTCGAAAGGAGCCTTCTTGAGGTTCACCGATTCTACTTCGGCCGTGATCAGCTCCGTGCCGAAGCGAGCCGCCTGGGCGCGCATGCGCTTCATGAGGTCGGGCCCCATGATCGCATCCTCGAACCCGGGATAATTCTCCACGTCGGTCGTGATCGTGAGCTGGCCGCCGGGCTGGGCGCCTTCGAAGAGCAGCGGCGAGAGGTTGGCGCGCGCGGCGTAGATCGCCGCGGTCAAGCCCGCGGCGCCGGAGCCCAGAATGACGACCTGACGAGTCTCGGCCATGGAACCTATGTTCCCCTTCCGGGTTAGGAGTGCTGGTGTCGCGTCCGGCGGGCGCCGGAATCGCCGCAGGGAGCGCCGCATCCAAGTGCAGGCCTCCGAACTATAGAAAATGGACGCGCCACGTTCAACGTACTACTTGGACGCCGCGAGATGCCGGAGGGATCGTGTGATAGAGTCCCCGGCTCACGGGGCGGGCCACGCTCTCCCCGTGCAACCCTGTTTCCGGAGGACACCACGACCATGAAACGGTTACGCTCGCTCCCCTCGGCATTCCTGCTCCTCGCGGCGCTCGTCCTGGCCGCGCCCACCCAAGCGGCTCCACAAACCTATGAGATCGACCCCGTGCACTCGCGCGTGGAGTTCACGATCCGACACATGTTCAGCAAGGTGACGGGCAACTTCGGCAAATTCCAAGGGACGATCCACTACGACCCGGCCGCTCCCCTGGCGTCCTCCGTGAATGCGGAGATCGACGCGAGCAGCATCGATACCAACAACGATCGCCGGGACGGGCACCTCAAGAGCCCCGACTTCTTCGATGCCGCGAAGTATCCCACCCTCACGTTCGCGAGCACCAAAGTCTCGCCTGTAGCGGATGGCAAGCTCAAGGTCGAAGGCACTCTCACCATGCATGGCATCGCGAAACCCGTCGTCCTGGACGCTGCCTTCCTCGGCTCCGGCCCCGGGCTCGACGGCGTGACGCGCGCCGGGTTCGAGGCAACGACGAAGGTGGACCGGAAGGACTACGGGATCGTCTGGAACAAGGCGCTCGACCAGGGGGGCACGCTCCTCGGGGACGAAGTGCAGATCAATCTCGAGATCGAAGCGGTGGCGCCCCAGCCGGACAGCGGGAGCCAGGACCAGAAGACCGAAGTAAAGACGGAGAAGAAGGAGGCGGGCTCGAAGAGCGCGAGGTAGGCCTAAGCCTGGAGCGGGCGCGATAGCCACCGCCGCATCCATGCCGTGACGGCCTCGACCATGTCGAGGAGCTGCGGCGGGGTGCGGCGGATTCTATCTCCGGCCTGGAAGGAGTGCCCCGCGCCTTCGAGGATCAAGAGCTCGGTCATCACGGAGGACGCGTGGGAGGCGATCTCGACGGCGTTCTCGGGGGGGACGACGGCGTCCCGGTCCCCCTGCACGACCAGAAGCGGAGCCCCGAGCGATTCGATGGCGCGCGCCGCGTCGTAGCGATCGCGGTTCCGCGTGAAGTCCTCCCACAGGTCCGGGCCGAGCCGAAGGTGGGTACGCGTGCGGAAATCGTAGATCGGCGCGTCCTCGCCGCGCTCCCACGCCGCGGTCTGCTCCGGTTTCCAAACGCCGATCCTGAACGGCGCGGCCAGGGTCGCCACGCAACCGATTCTCCGGTTGGACGCCGCGTGAAGAAGCGCGAGCGTTCCGCCGCGGCTGTGC
This window encodes:
- a CDS encoding beta-lactamase family protein, whose translation is MGRTRAAAASEAASLFAPLHSFLGSQIDAGLVPGAVFVAGRSGGAVHRAALGRRALQPRIEPMTEDTIFDLASLTKPLVTAALAVERASAHDLHLEDPLERHLEEARGTEAGSARLSMLLTHTAGFPAMNPLEDYRGGKPRLYAAIAREPLEARPGERFTYSDVGYMLLQGVVERATGKGLDRAAQERIFTPLRFRDTRFGTRAKDRLRVAPTTRERGVWLRGRVHDPRARSRALGGVAGNAGVFGTGEEVARFCEMLLRGGTHGGRRILASETVRLMTTNQCGPALGVRRGFGFDIESPYSAPRGSLFSSDSFGHSGFTGVSMWIDPTNDAYFVLLTNSIHAGGHKDLKAFRSQAATLAARGLGI
- a CDS encoding cytochrome c-type biogenesis protein CcmH, whose amino-acid sequence is MGRRAHHGAGNADRAERPHEDPPGREGRPLTRIPPGTALAILLLVGAAPPSDAKPRDAAHAITSQLICPCSCGEVLSGCTCETGKTMQGYVENAIKQGKGKDQIVGALVARYGEVIRGAPKPEGFNLVVWIAPFAATLAGFAIAFLVLRRWVKRRAALPSSLGTLAADRGGLSPGRTLEADLDGLRARAEAELRRMRE
- a CDS encoding heme lyase CcmF/NrfE family subunit, which produces MPSPTDARSSSREPTGTPSARSTPRSSSRNVLPSTRPGDSGRTNREAGGPPVSELGRLALLLGFICSVFAVGSIAWGLRTGYSGPLRSGRRAVWTVCGLALLAVILLERALLARDMSYRYVAEHTSKDLPLHYAFTSLWAGQEGSLLLWLLILSAYGSAFLFAYRKRLDPFYDAVAMVIAAVMIFFTGLLTFVSSPFRILATPPPDGMGLNPLLQDPGMMIHPPVLYTGYVGFVVPFAFAMAVLLLNRSGTRWIEEVRRWTLFCWGFLGVGILLGARWAYIELGWGGYWGWDPVENASLMPWLVGTGFLHSVMIEQRRGMLKTWNIALIALTFELSIFGTFLTRSGVLTSVHSFAESDIGPWFLSFILISGTAATALILYRKALLESENRMEAMISREGSFLFNNVLFVALTFATFLGTTFPVVSEAVTGTKISVSAPFFNRVNVPIALALLLLTGAGPVLSWKRATASVLKRNFILPMFMGTVAAVVALPFGADGVYTLVCIFGAAFVVTTIVMEFARGIQARRSGETAALPAQVVHLVKKNKRRYGGYIVHTGIVVLFVGVLGSSVFQKEAHAPLKTGDALRIGPYTLTLRGVTERQKQNATLTTAILGVERGSKFVGTEHASKALYSKSQQPMTEVALHSTPAEDLYMILGGVNEDGSASIQAYINPLVSLVWGGGLIMVLGTLIALSDRMRIRREERAGL
- a CDS encoding rhomboid family intramembrane serine protease is translated as MIPLRDRNPSGAFPVVTLTLILVNTFVFLYEVQLGPALGNFLNRYALVPAEVTGSLQYGAVSLSDTVAPFFTSMFLHGGWLHLIMNMWFLWIFGDNVEDALGAFRYILFYLICGLGAAFTHFLLQPASPMPVLGASGAIAGVLGAYAVLFPGARVITLIPVFFFLQVVELPALVVLGLWFVLQIMSGFFEVMAPMRGGTAWWAHIGGFVTGLFLILLFRPRKVSI
- a CDS encoding cytochrome c maturation protein CcmE, yielding MGNSSRLIVMSLVVIAAVGYLILTGVKQTGMRYMTVTELARLDRAPQAEGFRLDGTVAPGSVVYDQRAPKLRFQMTDGKENISVVYPGLMPDAFADGREVVVEGAYRHSERALYASKLVTKCPSKYEAGGLGKDKS
- a CDS encoding RraA family protein; the encoded protein is MASKPMTAEMHPGPGFRIRKTIARPTAELVAAIGEFQTAVISDGLNRLYTMSPAIRCLTPERQRILGPACTVKVFPGDNLMVHKSLDIAAPNDVVVVDAGGSSMNAVLGDLVCTKARHRGLAGFVVDGYIRDLAGVLTLGYPVYARGATPIGPLHRGPGEINHPIQCGGVVVHPGDIIVGDE